TGTAAATCCACGTACAGGAAAAAAGGCTCCATTACTTGCAGATGATGTATATGAAATCATCATGAAGAATGCTGATAAGTTAGACTCAACTATTATTTATAGTAGAGATTTTAATTATGATTATTTTGGTTTTAAAACTTTAGAGCGTTCTTATTTATTAAAGTTAAATGGACAAATTGCTGAAAGACCTCAGCAAATGTTAATGCGTGTTTCTATAGGTATTCACAAAGAAGATATTGACGAAGCGATTGCTACATACGAGTTAATGAGTAAGAAATACTTTACTCATGCTACACCAACATTATTCAATTCTGGTACACCAAAACCTCAAATGTCATCTTGTTTCTTATTACAAATGCAAGATGATAGTATTGATGGTATTTACAATACATTAAAGCAAACAGCAAAAATTTCTCAGTCTGCAGGAGGAATAGGATTATCTATTCATAATATCCGTGCTACAGGAAGTTATATTGCAGGAACAAATGGAACATCAAATGGTATTGTTCCTATGTTACGTGTATTTAATGATACTGCTCGTTATGTAGATCAAGGAGGAGGAAAGCGTAAAGGATCTTTCGCTATGTATTTAGAGCCTTGGCATGCAGATATCTTTGATTTCTTAGATTTAAAGAAAAACCATGGTAAGGAAGAAATGCGTGCACGTGATTTATTCTATGCAATGTGGATTTCTGATTTATTTATGAAGCGTGTTCAAGAAGATGGAAATTGGACGTTAATGTGTCCTCACGAGTGTCCTCATTTATATGATACATACGGAGAAGAATTTGAGCGTTTATATACAAGCTACGAACAAGCTGGTAAAGGAAGAAAAACAATCAAAGCTCGTGATTTATGGGAGAAAATATTAGAATCTCAAATTGAAACAGGTACACCGTACATGTTATATAAAGATGCTGCAAACCGTAAGTCTAACCAAAAGAATTTAGGAACAATTCGTTCTTCAAATTTATGTACGGAGATTATGGAATATACAGCAGAAGATGAGGTTGCTGTATGTAACTTAGCTTCTATTGCTATTCCAATGTTTGTTGCAGAAGATGAAAACGGAAACAAATTCTTTGATCACCAAAAGTTATTTGATGTAACTAAAAAGGTAATCAGAAACTTAGATACGGTTATTGATAGAAACTACTATCCAGTTGTTGAAGCTGAAAACTCTAACATGCGTCATCGTCCAGTTGGATTAGGTATTCAAGGATTAGCAGATGCATTTATCATGTTACGTTTACCGTTTACAAGTGAAGAGGCTAAGAAGTTAAACCAAGAGATTTTTGAAACACTATACTTTGCATCTGTAACTTCTTCTATGGAAGTTGCAAAAGCAAAAGGAGCGTATTCAACTTACGAAGGATCACCAATGTCTCAAGGAGAATTCCAACACAATATGTGGGGAATTAATGATGATGAATTAAGTGGACGTTGGGATTGGAAAGCGTTACGTAAAGAAGTTAAAAAGCACGGAGTTAGAAACTCATTATTAGTTGCTCCAATGCCAACAGCTTCTACATCTCAAATTTTAGGAAATAACGAAGCTTTCGAACCATATACTTCTAATATTTATACACGTAGAGTATTATCTGGTGAGTTTATTGTTGTAAATAAACACTTATTAGAAGACTTAGTGGAGCTAGGATTATGGAATAACGATATGAAAGAAGATATCATGCGTGCAAATGGATCTATCCAGCATATTGATATCATTCCACAAGACTTAAAAGATTTATATAAGACAGTTTGGGAAATGAGTATGAAAGATATTATCGATATGGCTCGTCATAGAGGATACTTCATCGATCAATCTCAGTCGTTAAACTTATTTATGAAAGATCCTGATTTCGGAAAATTAACTTCTATGCACTTCTATGCATGGCAGAGTGGTTTAAAAACAGGAATGTATTATTTACGAACTAAATCTGCAGTAAACGCAATTCAGTTCACGTTATCTAAAGATAAAAAACAAGAAGAAGACAAGCCAATGAGCCCAGAGGAATTCAAGGCAATGGTTGATGCTTCTAAAAATGCAGGACCAGATGATTGTTTAATGTGTGGTTCTTAATTAGAGTTAAATTAAAAGGGAAAAAAAGAGAAGTCATTTGACTTCTCTTTTTTATTTTATGTTGTTATGATTATCTAAATAAGTATCGCATTACTAAAATAAAAATACCTACTATACTTGCTAAAGAAGAAGTAATTAATGATATTAAAACTGTATTGTCTAATACAAAACCAGTGTTTTTAGAAAACCCTGCGATTGTAATTATAATCAGAATTGCAGATGTAAAACTACTTAGAAACACAAAGGTTTTAGAAGCATATTTTTTACGTTCTTCTCTATCTTGAATTCTATCAGAAATTTCTTGTTGAGTAAGATTAATATTTAAATCAATATCGTTTGCATTTACTCTAGAGTTATCTGCTTTTTTTAGTAAATCATCTAAGTCTGAATTATTCACTTTCTAAAGAGTTCTTTAAACTGGTTATAAACTTATCATAGTATCTCTTAATCAATCGATTATCGATAATGTTATTCTCGCCTAGAGCATAGGTTAAACTCCATGGTGTACCTGGTCTATGTGTAGAAATAACTAAATCTTCAGCAGATGTGTTTTTGTATAAATTCCAAGTTAACTTAACGATTTTTTTATCATCTTCTGTAGTTAATTCTGGTTCGGAAGAATGTGTCCAATTACTATCTAAAATTACTGATTTAGTTGTAATAGGATCCGATTTAAAATGCTTGAACTCATGATAAATACTAGGAATAACGGGTCCGTATTTCCAAGCTTCTATTTTATCATCACTAAAAACAGGACGTTCCAATAAAGCTAAAGAAAGACCTTGAGCAATGTACATTAACTTTCCTAATTTCATATTAGTAACTTCTATACCTGTTTCGTTAGAAAGTTTAATAAATTCATTAGCAACTGAACTCGCTGTCCCCATAGGATTGATAATCTGTTTAGACAAATTTAATAACAATTTTTTGGTTTTTTCAATTTCGCAGTAACAAAGCTAGCATTTTTAGGCTAAAAATCAAACAGTTAAAATGCTTTGATTTTCAATTATTCAAGAGATATTTATAATGTCAATTTATAAGAATAGAATAAAAAGTTTAAATAACTTTGCTAGATATTGATTTTTAGATTACTTACATCAGAAACTATATAGAATGAACTGGGAACAACTACTTTCTTTAAAAAGATTTGGAGATACACATAAGAGAACTAGAGCAACACAAGATGAAACCCGTTTGGGATTTGAAGTGGATTTTGATCGAATTATATTTTCATCGGCATTTAGAAGTCTTCAAGACAAAACTCAAGTAATTCCATTATCTAAAACAGATTTTGTTCACACACGTTTAACGCATAGTTTAGAAGTGTCTGTTGTGGGAAGGACTTTAGGAAGAAGAGTTGGAAAAGAATTACTGGATCGTCATCCAGAATTAAAATCATTAGGATATACTTTTAATGATTTTGGAGCAATTGTAGCTGCGGCATGTTTAATGCACGACATCGGAAATCCACCGTTCGGTCATTCTGGAGAAAAGGCAATTGGAGAATATTTTAAAACAGGGAAAGGCTTACAGTACAAATCAGAATTAACTGAAAAGCAATATCAAGATTTGGTTGATTTTGAAGGTAATGCAAACGGATTGAAAATTGTTACTGAAAGTAAGGAAGGAACACCAGGTGGTTTGCGTTTATCTTATGCTACGCTTGGAGCGTTTATAAAGTATCCTAAAGAGAGTTTGCCAAAGAAACCAACATCACATATCTCTGATAAGAAATACGGCTTCTTTCAATCTGAAAAAGAAACATTTTTAGATGTTGTAGAAGAGCTAGGAATGTCAAAAAAGCAATCAGATGGAATTGCATATTATCGTCATCCTTTGGCGTATTTAGTGGAAGCAGCAGATGATATTTGCTATACCATTATTGATTTTGAAGATGGAATTAATCTTGGTTTAATTGATGAAGAGTATGCTTTAGAGTATATGATTAAGTTGGTGAAAGATACTATTGATATCAAAAAATACCATTCACTAAAACATAAGAAAGATAGAGTTAGTTATTTAAGAGCACTTGCTATTGGAGTATTAATTAACGAAGCAGTAGATTTATTTTTAGCTCATGAAGATGAAATTTTAAAGGGAACTTTTAATAAAGCATTACTAGATAAGTGTAAGTATGAAGCGCAAATGAATGACATTATTAAGATAAGTATTGAGAAGATTTATCGAAGTAATGATGTTATTGAAAAAGAAGTTGCGGGATACAAGATTATTGCTGATTTGTTAGATGTTTTTGTTACTGCTTTGAATAATAAGTTCACTGGAAATCAATCGAATTTTGATAGGTTAGTTTTAAATCTTTTACCAGAAGAATATCAGCTTGTTAAAGATGATTTATATGATAGAATTTTACAAACATGTAGTTATGTAGCAAGTCTTTCTGATGGTTATGCAATTCGATTACATAAAAAGATTTCAGGGAACGTTATTTAGTTGTTTGAATATAGTCATCCCAAAAAAAGGATGACCATAATCAAAAACAAATTAGGTTTATCACCATTTAAAAACCGTATTATTTTCATCGGTTTTTTGACCACTTCCATTTTCTAACCATTCGTAAATTACACCAGTATCATAAGTAATTTTTCCTGACCTATTATTTTTGTTAATAGTAAATGTAGTTTTCTCTGGAGTCATTAACTCAAGTATTAAATTACTTGAATCTGTAATTTTCCATGATAAAGAAACGGGAGATCCCGTATCTACAAAAAACACACCATTTTGTTCATTTGAAGATGTGTATCCTTTTATTGCATCTAAGGTTGTGTCACCAGCAGTAACATTGTAAACAAAATTAAATTTATCTATTCCTCTAGTGATATTATATTTTACAACCACAGAACTATTAATAAAGAAACCAAACCAATTGTAACTCTCTTCATTCTCGGTAATTTTTGAAGAAATAGCATTTTCAGGAACTTTTAAATACGTTAGTAATTGCCCAACAAGATCCACGAAAAAATCAAACTCTGCTTTCACTTCTTTTGCATTTTCATTTGTGTTAGATATAAGTGGCTCTGGAAGTTTTACATTAATAATGTTTTCTGTAAGGTTTCGAGTGACTAATTCACGTAAAGCAGTATTATCTTGTGGTGATTCGTTGTCATTATTGCAAGAGTTGAATAGTAAACCAACACTAAAAAGTATGGTATATAGAATTAATTTTCTCATGTTATAGAATTAATTTTTTTTGTTCAGCGATAAAACTCACTTTAATTGTTGTATTGATTTCAAAAGAACTATTATCATCGTTAATGATTTTCATTTTTATAGTTTCTTCAAATTGAGCTTTTACCTTTCTTTTATTGTAGACAACTTCTTTTTCCCAAGAAGATAACTCTAGTATTTCTGTTGGGGTACAACCATTAAAGTCAGCTCTAATTTCTTTATAGCTAAATTTATTATCGGTATCTCTAAAGAATAAGCTTCCGCACCCATTAGTGAATTGTTTTGAGTTTAATTTGCCAATTATCAGTTCTCCTTCAATTGATCTTCTGAAATTATTTAAAATTAAATTAGTCTCATTTTCTATGTTTTTAAACTCAAAACTTGTATAATCAGTGTTTAAATCTCCATCAATATTACTTTGAATATCATCTTTGATTTCTTTAAAAATATGCTTTCCTGTATGAGGCCCATCTAAGAATTCAATAGATAGTTGTAAATCATCAGTGATTTCTTGATTTGTACCATTTTGATCGGTTATTATTTCATCATTTTTACTGCAGGAGAAAAGAAATAATAGTAGACCAACAATGTATAAATTAAAATTTTTCATCTGGTTTAATTTTCGGTTCTTAAGTATTAATGTTTGATGTTTTAAAAGGTTAACATTTAGAATAAAAAAACCCAACTCTTAAGAGTTGGGAGGAACAGTAGAAACAGATAATACTATAATTACTCTACTATTAACCTTTTAGTAAAAGAAGAGGATTCAGTTTTTATGTTAACAATATAAATTCCTGCATTTAAGTTTTTAATGGATGTAGTAATTTCATTATGATTGACATCTTCTTTCAAGACAAGTTTACCTGTAATTGTATAAAATGCTATTTGATTTATGTTTGTACTGTTATTCGAGGTTATAGTTATTTTATCTGAGGCGGGGTTAGGGTAATAGATAATAGATTTGGAATTATACTTATCGTCTTTAATAGAAAGGGTAGAATTAACAGTATATTTCCATAAATCATAACCAGAACTGGTATAGTTCCCAGCTAAATAAAGTTCATTTTTAAAGCAAAATAGTTCAGTAGGAGTACTAATAAAAAAAGGTTCATTTGTAGCTGAATTGGGTTTTATTTTAGTAGCATTACCTGTAGTGTCAAATTCGAACAATGCATTTTCATTTCCATCATAAGCGCGGAAATACATTTTGTCGCCGCAATTACAAAAGGCTGTTGGGGCACCACTAATTGATCCTGGAGTAACATCTTCAGATAAAATAGTAGAACCATTTCTTCTAACATATAATTCTATTCCAGTTTCTGGTTTACTTGCAGTAAAGTATAATCCATTATTATATTCTATTGCAGGAGAAAATCCACCACTTCCACTACCATCATAAATATCAACTACTCTTTGGACGGCATTAGTAGTTAAATTATATCTATGCATCTCTATTCCTTTATTATCATCTGATTCAGCTTGAAAAAATAAACTTTCGCTATACACAACAAACTTTGCAGGGTTACTTGATAGATCATCTGTACTATTATCTTCTACTAATTCTGTACCTGATGAAGTACCGTCTGTTTTCCATAATTCATTACCATTCTGAATATCTGAAGCTGCAAAGTATATTTTACCTTTATATTCTATAAAATGCATTGGATTAGAACCATCCATCCCGAACTGATTAATGTCTTTAATCATTTCTGTTCCTGCTTCAGTGCCGTCAGATTTCCAAAGTTCCTTACCGTTTATACCATTATTTGCTGCAAAAATAACTTCGTTGTTGTAAGCGATTATTTGAGAATTAAATTGCAACGAGTTTGAAGTTCCTGGGTTAATATCTTTTACCATTTCTGTTCCAGCTTCAGTTCCATCAGATTTCCAAAGTTCTTTACCATTTGTATTATTTCCTGCAACAAAAAACAACAAGTTATTACTTACTGTTAGCTTTCCTTCTGGTGTAACTTGAGCAACTATTTCTGTACCAATTTCGGTTCCATCAGTTTTCCAAAGCCCACCAGTTGCAG
This genomic window from Tenacibaculum sp. 190524A05c contains:
- a CDS encoding ELWxxDGT repeat protein codes for the protein MRTITLFSFLLIIIFSGNAQSFELFDFNTSGDFQPKYFTEFNGILIFQAKDADGVELWKTDGTQTGTSKIKDLNPNGSSNPRNFIPFNGVLYFTATGGLWKTDGTEIGTEIVAQVTPEGKLTVSNNLLFFVAGNNTNGKELWKSDGTEAGTEMVKDINPGTSNSLQFNSQIIAYNNEVIFAANNGINGKELWKSDGTEAGTEMIKDINQFGMDGSNPMHFIEYKGKIYFAASDIQNGNELWKTDGTSSGTELVEDNSTDDLSSNPAKFVVYSESLFFQAESDDNKGIEMHRYNLTTNAVQRVVDIYDGSGSGGFSPAIEYNNGLYFTASKPETGIELYVRRNGSTILSEDVTPGSISGAPTAFCNCGDKMYFRAYDGNENALFEFDTTGNATKIKPNSATNEPFFISTPTELFCFKNELYLAGNYTSSGYDLWKYTVNSTLSIKDDKYNSKSIIYYPNPASDKITITSNNSTNINQIAFYTITGKLVLKEDVNHNEITTSIKNLNAGIYIVNIKTESSSFTKRLIVE
- a CDS encoding deoxyguanosinetriphosphate triphosphohydrolase; translated protein: MNWEQLLSLKRFGDTHKRTRATQDETRLGFEVDFDRIIFSSAFRSLQDKTQVIPLSKTDFVHTRLTHSLEVSVVGRTLGRRVGKELLDRHPELKSLGYTFNDFGAIVAAACLMHDIGNPPFGHSGEKAIGEYFKTGKGLQYKSELTEKQYQDLVDFEGNANGLKIVTESKEGTPGGLRLSYATLGAFIKYPKESLPKKPTSHISDKKYGFFQSEKETFLDVVEELGMSKKQSDGIAYYRHPLAYLVEAADDICYTIIDFEDGINLGLIDEEYALEYMIKLVKDTIDIKKYHSLKHKKDRVSYLRALAIGVLINEAVDLFLAHEDEILKGTFNKALLDKCKYEAQMNDIIKISIEKIYRSNDVIEKEVAGYKIIADLLDVFVTALNNKFTGNQSNFDRLVLNLLPEEYQLVKDDLYDRILQTCSYVASLSDGYAIRLHKKISGNVI
- a CDS encoding ribonucleoside-diphosphate reductase subunit alpha; the encoded protein is MYVVKRDGRKEPVMFDKITERVKKMCYGLNKIVDPVKVAMRVIEGLYDGVTTSELDNLAAEVAATMTTAHPDYAKLAARIAVSNLHKNTKKSFTETMTDLYEYVNPRTGKKAPLLADDVYEIIMKNADKLDSTIIYSRDFNYDYFGFKTLERSYLLKLNGQIAERPQQMLMRVSIGIHKEDIDEAIATYELMSKKYFTHATPTLFNSGTPKPQMSSCFLLQMQDDSIDGIYNTLKQTAKISQSAGGIGLSIHNIRATGSYIAGTNGTSNGIVPMLRVFNDTARYVDQGGGKRKGSFAMYLEPWHADIFDFLDLKKNHGKEEMRARDLFYAMWISDLFMKRVQEDGNWTLMCPHECPHLYDTYGEEFERLYTSYEQAGKGRKTIKARDLWEKILESQIETGTPYMLYKDAANRKSNQKNLGTIRSSNLCTEIMEYTAEDEVAVCNLASIAIPMFVAEDENGNKFFDHQKLFDVTKKVIRNLDTVIDRNYYPVVEAENSNMRHRPVGLGIQGLADAFIMLRLPFTSEEAKKLNQEIFETLYFASVTSSMEVAKAKGAYSTYEGSPMSQGEFQHNMWGINDDELSGRWDWKALRKEVKKHGVRNSLLVAPMPTASTSQILGNNEAFEPYTSNIYTRRVLSGEFIVVNKHLLEDLVELGLWNNDMKEDIMRANGSIQHIDIIPQDLKDLYKTVWEMSMKDIIDMARHRGYFIDQSQSLNLFMKDPDFGKLTSMHFYAWQSGLKTGMYYLRTKSAVNAIQFTLSKDKKQEEDKPMSPEEFKAMVDASKNAGPDDCLMCGS
- a CDS encoding Panacea domain-containing protein; protein product: MSKQIINPMGTASSVANEFIKLSNETGIEVTNMKLGKLMYIAQGLSLALLERPVFSDDKIEAWKYGPVIPSIYHEFKHFKSDPITTKSVILDSNWTHSSEPELTTEDDKKIVKLTWNLYKNTSAEDLVISTHRPGTPWSLTYALGENNIIDNRLIKRYYDKFITSLKNSLESE